The nucleotide window GAAACCATGGCAAGAACCAAGGAAGTTATATGTTCACACAGTCTACTGGCCAGAGAGTTAAAGAATCAATAAGCTCacatatatccactatatcaacaTTGTGGTTGGTTAGGATTCCTTAGACATTTCATCACAAGATCTTGCTATTAGGGGTATGTCTCTGAAGTCCTAACTGGTAAGAGTGGGCCTGGTTCAATTTCCCTTGACAGATTGATCCCTTCTTTAGTCTGTGGATGTGGCTTCTATATTCATTATCTAAAATTCCACCTGAAAACTGGTATATGATCATAATTTTGTCTCGCTTGTTGGAAGGGGATTCAACCACAACAGTAGAAACTGCAGAGAACTAAAGAGTATTGCAACAAACGACGTGCAGAAATACATTTACCATTGACAGCTTCAGTATCAGAaacattgatcaaattttgaatggaaaatgaaaaattataaaTTAAACCATGGTTAATTTAATAACAAATGGCTATCATGTTAATCTAACTTAACACCATAGTCCAAACCCAATCCTTGCGCATACTCAAGGATGGCAGGAAAATGGCTATCATGTCAATGAAGAAGTGCACACAAATCGTTGAGCCATAAACATTTTCCTAGTAAAGTTAGAAGTCGCACAGTTAGGCACTTCAGATGCATTAACATCACAGTGTAGCAAAGAAAGGCATCATTAGAAAACTTCATCGCTTTGATGTTTGATCAGTAACAAAAACTTTAATGCTTACAGTCATTCTATGTTGCAGGATGTGGGCAGGCACCTGGATAGAACATCCTTTCAACTAAGGCTACTCTAAACAACACCAGATGCTTATGGGTCTACACAGATATCAAATTAATAATTGCTACTGTAATGAATGAGCTGATTTTTCAACAGTATTATCAGTAGCAAAAAGAGGTTTCATTGCTCATTTCAGACCATTTCAGATGCCAATCTTTCAAAGAAGCAAAACTAGAAAATTGATAGTATACATTTCCACATATTTAAAGAATAAATAGCAAGACAGACCTGACCAAAGTATCCTTGAAAAGCAGATCCATACAAGGGAGTGAGATCAACCCCATAATAATTTTGTTGCTGCCAAAAAAGGGCCTAGATAACaatcataaagaaaataaataataattaggAAAAAAATCTCAAAGACATTGccaatagataaataaatattagatcAACAGACAAAAATTTCTCTTAGGTTGAATTAATTCCACAACTATTAAATCAGAACAGGAGAAGGAACAAAAACAATAACAAGAAATCAAGAAATCATAATCTCCCTAAGGTACCTTGTTGGCAATTTCAACATACAGAAACTCATCGCTGAATGGTGCCATGTGTATCCTACGAAAATCACAAAACTTCATTTCTCGCCAACCTGAGCATTTTGAAGATCGACGTCGACAGTGTTGGCAGCGCCAGACTCAGGTTCACGATCGGACGACCACAGGTGCAGAACTCGGGAATCGGGGTTGAAACGAGCGATGAACGGTCCGGAATCAACAGAAGATGCTGAAGAAGAGCGAGATGACGTTGTAGAACAAGGAGATACAGAGACGGACTTGCAGATGAACTCCTGGTGTTTGTGGTTTTGCCCCAGAGAAACATccatctctgtgtgtgtgtgtgtgtgtgtgtttggtggaattagggtttttggaTGTTGGGGTTGAGCAAAAGCAGGAAGATTGGAATCTAAGCCGCCAAGGAGTGCAGAGGCGAGCACCTTTCTCGTTACAGCTATTTATAGTGTTAGCAACAGTAGAAGAGAACAAAGGAAACGTGCTCCGCTTACCTTAATACCATGTGAGGCGTATCGTCTGATGATGTTACAGGTGGGGCCACGTATAAGTGATCTGGACCGCTCATCTGGTGGGTTCACTTGTAGATGGAATAATGGCAGGGAAACCTCTCCATCTGGTTATCTCAGTCATTCACTTATAGCCTGCAAATGGACGGTTCGTGTTAATTGAATTCGTATTCGCTGATCAGGTGTTTGGGGAGCATGGCCATTCATGTTGGCCCTtatggaagtggggcccactcgtcaGCAACGAGTATGTGGTTTGCTGGAGTGTGAAAGATTtctatcatgttgggcccacagtgcTGATCCAAACtcttgatctgatgggccccacggtgGATGGGTAAGTGGGTGATGCCTTACAGATCGGGATACCCCAGCCCTTCGATATGGTGGCTTGCACGTACACCGTTGAGATGATAACTGCAGCAAGAGTCCCGATTCTGTGGGGGAAATGACCAAGTTTTGAGAGGTCTGGGATTTTCAGTCTCAAAGATCACGCCAGCATCTTTtccgaggtgggtcccatcagatcaacgttTCCTATCATTTAACAATAAGTCACCTGTGTACCTATTCCAATGGCTTCTCCGAACTTAATTTAACCTCGCAAAAGGGCaggcttttagcctcaatttctcATCAACCTAGGCAAAATGATAGGCCTTTTGGTCTCAATTTCTCACCAATATGGTAGAAGGGAAgacttttggcatcaatttttcACTAATCGAGGCAAAAGGGAAGACTTTTGACCTtggtttctcaccaaccgaggcaaaaaagtAAATTTTtgcctcaatttctcaccaaccgaggcaaaagggaaaacttttggcctcaatttcttGGCCTCAATTTTTTACCAACCGATGcaaaaaggtagacttttggcctcaatttcttACCAACCGAagcaaaaaggcagacttttggcctcagtttctcaccaactaaAGCAAAAGaacaaacttttagcctcagtttctcaccaaccgaggtaaaatagtagacttttgaccttagtttctcaccaaccgaggcaaaatagcAAACTTTTGgtctcaatttctcaccaactaaggcaaaagggcagacttttggccttagttttttaccaactgaggcaaaagggcagacttttggccttagtttctcATCAGCCGAGACAAAAGGGAAGACTTTTGGCCTCattttctcaccaaccgaggtaaaatggaagacttttggcctcagtttctcatcaacTGAGGCAAAAACGCAGACTATTGACCTTAGTTTTtcaccaaacaaagcaaaatgacagacttttagcctctgtttctcaccaaccgaggcaaaacgGATGGCTTTTGGCCTAAGTTTCTCATCAATCAAGGCAAAAGggaagacttttggcctcaatttctcatCAAATGAGGTaaaaaggcagacttttggcctcaattttttaccaaccgagacaaaaagtgaacttttaacttcagttcctttacaaccgaggctaaaaaacacattcaacctcatttttttgaaccgaggctaaaagcctattttcttatagtgtcatatgttacttggtcaaccatgacaaaataatattgatgctattACTATGCATAGAGGTTAGAATAACGTATTTAAAATTACTAAAGATGATAGAAAGATTGGCCTCGTCTCTATGAgaacggagaaccaacccaagacttttaAAGTTGAGGAATagtctctcacaactgaacagaCTTTtcttaaacaatctgaggaaataagcgatatatatgcattagtagaaaaaaaaagaatatatggagcctgtgatCACCCTAGgagatttgaaaccagtgttgcaggagttcaagacgattgtgctcgatgaacttcctaataaattgcctcctatacgagatatacaaaaccacattaatCTTGTCACATggataagtctgcctaatt belongs to Magnolia sinica isolate HGM2019 chromosome 8, MsV1, whole genome shotgun sequence and includes:
- the LOC131252700 gene encoding uncharacterized protein LOC131252700 → MFLWGKTTNTRSSSASPSLYLLVLQRHLALLQHLLLIPDRSSLVSTPIPEFCTCGRPIVNLSLALPTLSTSIFKMLRPFFGSNKIIMGLISLPCMDLLFKDTLVRCEPFDTYISYMHLASSPSNKNDATSPASCLRWIEC